A region of Synechococcus sp. HK05 DNA encodes the following proteins:
- a CDS encoding inositol monophosphatase family protein, whose translation MTASPICMPEGLDALGLLLDRVAERQRQDFGQLDSEAKADGSLITACDRWSDAALVEGLAQLYPGEGVLSEEGSQCVPTSAAYWVVDPLDGTTNFAAGIPYWAISLARFEGGVPVLAVLDVPPLRQRIVAIRGGGAWRKHNKLNPPAARNQVAGCASLCSRSIGVLQKLPNQRFPGKIRLLGVASLNLVSVGMGQTISALEATPKIWDLAAAWLVLQELNCPMRWLVRDPAQLQAGEDLSQANFPVLAARDAETLATFKPWADALVSST comes from the coding sequence ATGACCGCTTCGCCCATTTGCATGCCCGAGGGGCTCGACGCCCTTGGCCTGTTGCTGGATCGGGTGGCCGAGCGCCAACGCCAGGATTTTGGTCAGCTCGATTCCGAAGCCAAAGCCGACGGCAGCCTGATCACCGCCTGCGACCGTTGGAGTGATGCGGCCCTGGTGGAAGGCTTGGCTCAGCTCTACCCCGGTGAAGGGGTGTTGAGTGAGGAAGGCAGCCAATGCGTACCGACCAGTGCGGCCTACTGGGTGGTGGATCCGCTCGATGGCACCACCAACTTCGCGGCCGGCATTCCCTATTGGGCCATCTCACTGGCGCGCTTTGAAGGTGGCGTGCCGGTGCTGGCTGTGCTCGATGTTCCACCGCTGCGTCAGCGCATCGTGGCGATCCGAGGGGGTGGGGCCTGGCGGAAGCACAACAAGTTGAATCCCCCGGCGGCCCGGAACCAGGTGGCCGGCTGTGCCTCCCTCTGCAGCCGCTCGATCGGCGTGTTGCAGAAGCTGCCCAACCAGCGCTTCCCCGGAAAGATCCGCTTACTGGGGGTGGCCAGTCTCAATCTGGTGAGCGTGGGCATGGGGCAAACCATCTCAGCGCTCGAGGCCACACCCAAGATCTGGGATCTGGCGGCAGCCTGGCTGGTGTTGCAGGAGCTGAACTGCCCGATGCGTTGGCTCGTGCGTGATCCCGCTCAGCTCCAGGCCGGTGAGGATTTATCGCAGGCCAACTTCCCAGTGCTGGCGGCCCGCGATGCCGAAACGCTGGCCACGTTCAAGCCCTGGGCTGACGCGCTGGTGTCGTCCACTTGA
- a CDS encoding BCD family MFS transporter — protein sequence MGCLAVIFVGLLNRVMLTELGFPGLLVGGALAFEQLVAPSRILFGQVSDAHPLAGRHRTPYIWIGAALFCSLAVLLIPLIFRLHSALEAGAAWGIGLGVAALCGLTACYGLAVSLATTPYLALVIDSTTEQERPRAVGLIWCLLTVGIVVGAIASSICLKGLDGVTDPGQLEAVLFTFMGRVALVVFALTLVATWGIEMPGRRQQLSRAADRDDAITLGLAWRLITSSRQVLVFFCFLLAFTLAVFLQDPILESYGAEVFGLPIAATASLSAVWGIGTLVGLLLAGLWLVPRLGKFACARLGCQLILVSLLLLTVVGVSAEPQLLKLVLFLFGLATGIGTNATLVLMLDLTLPEVAGTFVGVWGLAQAYSRAAGKVLGGGLLDLARSFSPSDQAFPAYAAVFVVEAAIAVLALVLLSRVNLRQFRDDTGRSLDRVLAMELG from the coding sequence GTGGGCTGCCTCGCCGTGATTTTTGTGGGGCTACTCAACCGGGTGATGCTCACCGAGTTGGGGTTCCCTGGGTTGCTGGTGGGCGGTGCCCTTGCGTTTGAGCAGCTGGTGGCGCCCTCCCGCATCCTGTTTGGCCAGGTGTCGGATGCGCATCCTCTGGCGGGCCGGCACCGCACGCCCTACATCTGGATCGGTGCAGCGCTGTTTTGCAGCCTGGCGGTGCTCCTGATTCCGCTGATCTTTCGCTTGCATTCAGCCTTGGAGGCTGGTGCGGCCTGGGGCATTGGCCTCGGGGTGGCGGCTCTCTGCGGCCTCACCGCCTGCTACGGGCTTGCGGTGTCGTTGGCGACGACCCCCTATCTGGCCCTTGTGATCGACAGCACCACCGAACAGGAGCGCCCCCGGGCGGTGGGCCTGATCTGGTGTTTGCTCACCGTGGGAATCGTGGTGGGAGCCATCGCCAGCTCGATCTGCCTGAAGGGGCTCGACGGCGTGACCGATCCCGGGCAGCTGGAAGCGGTCCTGTTCACCTTTATGGGCCGGGTTGCTCTGGTGGTGTTCGCCCTCACCCTGGTTGCCACCTGGGGGATTGAAATGCCTGGGCGCCGGCAGCAGCTGAGCCGGGCCGCCGATCGCGACGATGCCATCACCCTGGGCCTCGCTTGGCGGCTGATCACCTCCAGCCGACAGGTGTTGGTGTTTTTCTGCTTCCTGCTGGCCTTCACCCTGGCGGTGTTTCTGCAGGACCCGATCCTGGAGAGCTACGGCGCTGAGGTGTTTGGCCTGCCGATTGCAGCCACAGCCTCCCTCAGTGCGGTGTGGGGGATCGGCACGCTGGTGGGCTTGCTGCTGGCTGGGCTCTGGCTGGTGCCCCGCTTGGGCAAATTTGCCTGTGCTCGCCTGGGTTGTCAGTTGATCCTGGTCTCGTTGCTGCTGCTCACCGTGGTGGGTGTGAGCGCAGAGCCTCAGCTGCTCAAGCTGGTGCTTTTTCTGTTTGGTTTGGCCACGGGGATCGGTACCAATGCCACGCTGGTGTTGATGCTGGATCTCACCCTGCCGGAAGTGGCTGGCACCTTCGTGGGGGTGTGGGGCTTGGCGCAGGCCTATTCCCGCGCGGCCGGCAAGGTGCTCGGGGGCGGTCTGCTTGATTTGGCGCGCTCGTTCAGCCCTTCTGATCAGGCGTTTCCCGCCTATGCCGCGGTGTTTGTTGTGGAGGCGGCCATCGCCGTGTTGGCGCTGGTGCTGCTCAGCCGCGTGAATCTGCGTCAGTTCCGCGACGACACCGGCCGCAGCCTTGATCGCGTTCTTGCCATGGAGCTCGGATGA